The following are encoded in a window of Rhizophagus irregularis chromosome 4, complete sequence genomic DNA:
- a CDS encoding 60S ribosomal protein uL4, with the protein MSAAIRPQINIYSESGDSTIGKHVLPAVFKAPIRPDIVRVVHTNISKSNRQPYAVSSKAGHQTSAESWGTGRAVARIPRVSGGGTHRAGQGAFGNMCRGGRMFAPTKIWRKWHVKTNLNQKRFATASALAASSIPSLVLARGHRIEEIQEVPLVIGSGIESLTKTKAAVALLKTVHAYRDVVKVSNSRKLRAGKGKLRNRRHRQRRGPLIVYNEDNGVVKAFRNIPGVELVNVRRLNLLQLAPGGHVGRFIIWSQGAFALLDSLFGTYRKSAALKRDYHLPSHIITNSDVTSIINSKEIQSVLRPAGEKHEKRPFTQKKNPLRNNGVKIRLNPYAKILQRAEIIAAEKRKAGKIIKKKRQFKESTRTSVRTLKILTDK; encoded by the exons ATG tCTGCAGCTATAAGACCCCAGATCAATATTTACTCTGAGTCAGGAGATAGTACTATTGGAAAGCATGTACTTCCAGCTGTTTTTAAAGCTCCAATTCGTCCTGATATTGTGAGGGTTGTTCATACAAACATCTCAAAGAGTAATCGTCAGCCTTATGCGGTTTCTTCAAAAGCTGGACATCAAACTTCAGCTGAATCTTGGGGTACTGGTCGTGCAGTTGCCCGTATTCCTCGTGTGTCTGGGGGCGGTACTCACCGTGCTGGACAG GGTGCTTTTGGTAATATGTGTCGAGGTGGTCGTATGTTTGCACCTACCAAAATTTGGCGTAAATGGCATGTTAAAACtaatttgaatcaaaaaagATTTGCCACAGCATCAGCTTTAGCAGCATCATCAATTCCATCGCTCGTATTAGCAAGAGGACATCGTATTGAAGAAATTCAGGAAGTACCGCTTGTAATTGGTAGTGGCATTGAGTCTTTAACTAAAACTAAAGCAGCAGTGGCACTTCTTAAAACTGTTCATGCTTATAGAGATGTAGTAAAGGTTTCAAATTCTCGTAAATTAAGAGCTGGTAAAGGCAAATTGCGTAATCGTAGACATCGTCAACGTAGAGGTCCACTTATTGTTTATAATGAAGATAATGGCGTCGTTAAAGCTTTTCGTAATATTCCTGGTGTTGAATTAGTTAATGTTAgaagattaaatttattacagttAGCTCCTGGTGGCCACGTTGGTAGATTTATTATTTGGTCTCAGGGTGCTTTTGCTTTATTGGATAGTTTGTTTGGAACTTATAGGAAATCCGCTGCTCTTAAAAGAGATTATCa TCTTCCATCACACATTATTACCAATTCAGATGTTACCAGTATTATCAATTCTAAAGAAATTCAATCGGTTCTTCGACCTGCCGGCGAAAAACATGAAAAACGCCCATTTACTCAAAAGAAGAATCCCTTGCGTAATAATGGTGTTAAGATTCGTCTTAACCCTTATGctaaaatattacaaagaGCTGAAATTATTGCAGCTGAAAAACGTAAGGCtggtaaaattataaagaagaaGCGTCAATTTAAAGAATCTACTAGGACTTCCGTTAG aactcttaaaattttgactgataaataa
- a CDS encoding 60S ribosomal protein uL10 produces the protein MSKGDVRTKKFEYFNKLKTLLEEYPSIFIVNVDNVGSNQMHQIRHTLRRKAVVLMGKNTMVRRALKGLIPENAQYEKLLPHVKGNVGFVFTNGDLKETRDVILSNRVKAPAKAGAIAPIDVFVPAGNTGMEPGKTSFFQALGVPTKIARGTIEIINQVHLVKKETKVGASEATLLNMLNISPFTYGMTVTQIFDNGTTFHPSVLDIEEDTLISHLLTGIRRIAALSLQLHYPTLASIPHSLINGFKNLLAISVATEYTFPASEKIKAYLADPSAFAAAAPAAAAAADETKESAPVKEEEPDEETDEDMGLDLFG, from the exons atgTCAAAGGGAGACGTTcgcacaaaaaaatttgaatatttcaaTAAGCTTAAGACCTTGTTAGAAGAGTACCCTTCCATATTTATTGTGAATGTTGATAATGTCGGGTCCAATCAAATGCATCAAATTCGTCACACTCTTCGCCGCAAAGCTGTTGTATTAATGGGAAAGAATACAATGGTTAGAAGAGCCCTTAAAGGTCTTATCCCTGAAAACGCCCAATATGAGAAACTTTTACCACATGTAAAAGGTAACGTTGGGTTTGTTTTCACTAATGGTGATTTGAAAGAAACTCGGGATGTTATTTTGTCCAACAGG GTTAAAGCTCCTGCTAAGGCTGGAGCTATTGCTCCTATCGACGTATTTGTGCCAGCGGGTAATACTGGCATGGAACCGGGAAAGACCTCTTTTTTTCAGGCTCTTGGTGTTCCAACCAAAATTGCTCGTGGTACAATTGAAATCATTAATCAAGTACATTtggtaaaaaaagaaacaaaagttGGTGCATCTGAAGCTACTTTACTTAATATGTTAAACATCTCTCCATTTACTTATGGGATGACTGTTActcaaatttttgataatggcACTACATTTCATCCTTCTGTTCTTGATATTGAAGAAGATACCCTAATTAGTCATTTATTGACTGGAATTAGAAGAATTGCTGCTCTTTCTTTACAACTCCATTACCCTACACTAGCTTCTATTCCTCATTCACTTATCAATGGATTTAAGAATCTTTTAGCCATATCTGTTGCTACTGAATATACTTTCCCTGCTTCCGAAAAG aTTAAAGCTTATCTTGCAGATCCAAGTGCTTTTGCGGCTGCCGCTCctgctgctgctgctgctgctgATGAAACTAAAGAGTCTGCACCAGTTAAGGAAGAAGAACCTGATGAAGAAACCGATGAAGATATGGGATTAGATCTTTTCGgttaa
- a CDS encoding protein with putative role during mitosis, which translates to MARRYDARTTIFSPEGRLYQVEYAMEAISHAGTALGILASDGIVIAAEKKVTSKLLEQTTTSEKIYLLNDNVICGVAGITADANILINYARQAAQQYLFTYDEDIPVEQLVQRLCDLKQGYTQYGGLRPFGVSFIYAGHDSHYGFQLYHSDPSGNYGGWKATCIGANNASAQSLLKQDYKDDITLKEAKELAAKVLSKTMDSTTLSSEKLEFATISLNDENKVVYHLYKPDEIDLLLKEHNLGGQETEQ; encoded by the exons atggcTCGCAGATACGATGCTAGAACTACCATTTTCTCACCAGAgg GTAGACTATACCAAGTTGAATACGCTATGGAAGCCATATCCCATGCTGGTACGGCTTTGGGTATTCTCGCGTCTGATGGTATTGTTATTGCTGCTGAGAAGAAAGTAACATCAAAATTATTGGAACAGACAACAACCAGcgaaaaaatttatcttttaaacga CAATGTCATTTGTGGCGTAGCAGGAATCACTGCCGATgctaatattttgataaattatgcTCGTCAAGCTGCTCAGCAGTATCTTTTTACTTATGATGAGGATATCCCCGTTGAACAATTAGTACAAAGACTATGTGATTTAAAACAAGGATATACTCAATATGGAG GACTGCGTCCTTTTGGTGTATCATTTATTTATGCTGGCCATGATAGTCATTATGGTTTTCAACTATATCATTCTGATCCATCCGGTAATTACGGTGGATGGAAAGCAACATGTATTGGAGCTAACAACGCGTCCGCACAGTCTTTATTGAAGCAAGATTATAAAGATGATATTACTCTTAAAGAGGCTAAAGAATTGGCTGCTAAAGTTTTAAGTAAAACAATGGATTCTACTACTCTAAGTAGCGAAAAAT tgGAATTCGCTACTATTAGtcttaatgatgaaaataaggTTGTTTACCATCTTTATAAACCTGATGAAATTGACCTCTTATTAAAAGAACACAATTTAGGAGGTCAAGAAACtgaacaataa